The following nucleotide sequence is from Chelmon rostratus isolate fCheRos1 chromosome 11, fCheRos1.pri, whole genome shotgun sequence.
ttctcccgGGATATAAGGAGGAAGTACAGTCTGTAACCAATCATCAGTCACCACCTCAGACGTCAGCGACTTCTGAGTGGATGATGGATTTTCCCATTGTGGCCCCCTGATAGAAGAAATGCACTGATTTATCTGACATTTCCCAAAAACACTGGCCCAGTGGATGTCTGCACCTTTTCAAGcaaattacatgtttacatGAGAAGAATGAGGTTTTATATTTGACGTGAAAACTCTCTTTCACCCAGCAGTTTTCATCATTCATGGCAAAACTGACGCGCTGCTGTGtttaagtgtaaaaaaaatgaagtgtaatatcttattttaatgcatttcttttaGAAAACAATGAAGCTTGTAACCCGTTGTTGTTTGATATTGTGCATTTGTAACAGATTAGACCAGTTTGTGTCAGAAAGAAGTGCATatttttatcaaaataaaagcataatctAAAACAGATGTAAAAGAGACAAGCAATCACCTCGAGGATTGTGCAGCCTTGGTGGATGAATGCACGCTCTGAATGCATTCTGGTTTTATATTCTGTTGGACTTGACAAACATCTTAAATATGGTGGACTCATATTTTTGTAATCATCAGTGGAACCCCAACACCCCTCCCCCAAGTGCAGAactgaaaaagaggaagtgacatGTGTCATATATATGGTTTGTGTGTTGAAGTGGGACTTCTCTGAATGTGAGACGTGAGTTTAGAGGAAGAGGAATCAAGAACGTCTACTCGACAAGaatgttttttaaagatttttagATGCTGCTAATGTTCcgcttttttttctgcttacAGCTGTATGTGGCTCCTGTTCATATTTTGCACTTTTATGAGGAATGAACTAAGGTGCTTCTTCTACTGTCTTCTGAACATACTGCTGATTCTTCTATGGACACAGATTGAGTAAGTAGAGATGATTTCCACAATCTTTTCTTTGCACTGACAGCTTGTCACCATGTTGCTGAAgtagaaaagcagaaaaaacatttttgaaggGTGTCATTTGGTGACAGAAGTCAATAAAAGGTGAGATCTGAAACCTTAAACCTATTTTCACAGCTGTGGTTTGGTGGTGTGATGTAGttatgaagaaatattttttttaaaaggctgtCTCAGCTAGAAAGATCAggtgattaatcatttagtcgATTTACCtattttgatgattgattaaCTGTTTAATTCTTTTTTCCATCAAACATGCAGTCAGTATGTTTAAATGCTAACTCAAATGACAAACGTTTGGTTTTGAGTACGAAGTGGGAGGTTTTACTCTCTTATTTTAATTAAGAATGAAGATTGAATTGTGaatattttgacagatattgtgaTATGAATCATCGTTTTAGTGGAAATTAtcatttttgccttttaatttcactgaaaaacaagctgaaactaAAAGGACACTGGCAGCACAGACCTAGCTGAGGCTAGTCGTCCACTCTGCCatgatcatttttttcccttttgaacatttttactttatctCTCTGGTGGAGTTTATTGCAGACAGTTCACATGCAGATGTGTGTAAGAGTATAATGAGTTGCATGATAGCATGTGTGTTTAAGTTGGGTCTAAAAAGCCTTCTTACAATTGTTGCGATGTTACATGTATGTGATGTggaatcatcacatttttatttgctgtgttcTGGCTCTGTTGGActttactgccatctactggattttaaaGAAGAATTTCATTCATTCCGCTCTATCTCGCGACGTtattgaaagtgaaaaataatttgcacaTCTACCCAGTGATTCGGATCTGCTCCAAATTTAATGGGTTCCTCCTTTGCCCATGCTAcacccttccaccaagtttcatgaaagtGGGCCTACAGTTTTTGTGaaatcctgctgacagacaaaacacCGAACAAACTGGATCGAAAACATAAAACTTGTGTAATGATGATACGATTTTTTACTTCTTTACCAAACAAGCATCATCAGTTCTCTTACGTCTGGAGAATATTTTTTTGGGCATCTCTGTAGTGCCACAGTGCTTCATTTGTAATGGTGTCTTTTACCTTAATCAAAAAACTGCAATTCGGATATTACCATTTTGCCCTGCTCTGAGGTTAGACTCTGTTCTAGGTGAGTTAGGACGCTATTGCATTATTGGAAGCAATAAGAGTAGAAACACAGACAAGGGGGTCCTTTATGGTATGTGTGGTGCCTTacttatctaatctaatcttatGTTGTGTTGCCATCATTTGATTTGTCACAGTGTTATGCAGTAGAGATCGGAGGTGTTTAGCATACAGATGATGTGTGGAGGGCTTCATTGGTATTAAGTTAGCCTTTCTGGCACATTATCTAAGATACTGTGAAAGTAGGACTTAACAAGAAACAAAGATGAGAAAGTTCGATTTAAATACCAATCAACTAAAATCTGCAATGTGCCAACTGCATTTTTATTAGACAGAATTACAACCATCACCCTGAAAATCACAGGACAGAAGAAACTATATTTTTTTCACTGTAGCATAAATTTAAGTAGATTTCATggaagtgttaaaaaaaacagtgaaggtGGTTCTGCTGCATGTTTCTCAGTGTTGTGCTCTGCCAGGCCTGGACATCTGATCACCTTCAGAGCCATCTGTACAACAAATGTGCGCAGGAATCTCTTCTAGTCTGCTAAAAATTTGTCAACGGCCATATTTAAATGTACTAAGTCACATCTGGTTACACAGCACATAtgtcagcagaggaaacacacacacacacacacacagataaactgtGCTAAAAAGAAATCCCTCAGTTAATAAGACCAATACACAAAGGCCTCTCTACAGACGATGGTCATCTGTGCATGTTTCCATCACCAGATGAATTCAGCACTAATTTCTTTATTTGAAGAATGTTTAAAAGGTAAAATTAACCTGCTGAGTCGAATAGTAAAACAACAGCGATAGAaccacatctgtgtgtgtgtgtgtgagagaaagtgtATGAGACACACACCACAGGATGTTAGCTTAGCCACTCAGCACTGTTCCTGCACAGCCGACACATTTATTACTACCCTGGGTTACATTCAGAATGTCTAAAATTACCTTTTCGAGCTCGTGTTCAAGTCCACTCAGATTTTGAACTTTTTAATGACCGGCAGCGCTGTGAATTGTTCTTGATGATCTCCAGCGTAGACTTGCGTATGAATACACTCgaaatttgaatgtttttcttcatcaaaTTACACAAGGTGTGGCTGATTTGTCTCGTGGTTTCGGGAACATTAACATTTACTCTTGAACTGTGTGAGAACTTGGGCAGAGTTGAGTTAAAAGTGATGGGAGGTTTCCACAGCCCCTCACCCACCATCAcccctgtaaaaaaaaaaaacacctttctgCATTGAACTGCAGGCTATTCTAAAAGAAAATTGTTTAAAGTAAACTTCTGTCTTGAGATAATTTGATAGTttagcttcagctgctgtttttgtttaaattattattattagtattatacctgtgattttgatctttttcttCTAGTTGAATGCCGTATGTGAGATAAATCAGATCAGCCACGTATTTGAGGATTTACTCATCCTAACTGACACatcttatttgtgtgtgtgtgtgtgcgtgtgtgtgtgtgcacgaagTAACTCTAATGAGGTGGAGGAGCACAGGAGGTTCAGTGGCAGGATGAAGAAGCCTTTTTATGGCCATTTGTAAACTGAAACATAtgtgtttcttctgtgtgtgtgtgtatgtgtgtgtgtgtgtgtgtgtgtcttcaaaGGATCCACGCCCTGGAATCCctcacatctcctctctctctctcgctctctctctctctcgctctctctctctctctctctctctctctctctctctctctctctgtgtcaaaGGAGCCATTGTAAATGCTTAGCTAATattaggctgtgtgtgtgtgtgtttgtgtgagagagagacagatagggACGATTTTAAATTTGGACACACAGGCCTGTATCTGAGGGCGGAAGTCTTTCTGCATTTGCTCTGAGCTGCTTCAGTATCATCAGCACATCTTCCACTGAGAGTCAACTCACAGGACACAGTTTGCTTGTTTATTCATTGCCTCTTGGTGCATTTTGAAGAACATTGTGCCAAATGTGTCCAGCCCCCCCATCTGATTGCCGCTCGTCTTTCTGATTTCATCGGCTACATCTGCCGTTGTGTCAGTGTcatttcatcactgctgcaggaaatgagtCGACGTGTTAGCCTCTGCATCCTGATCAAAGCTGTGAAAGCGGCTGAAGTAAGACTCGTTCACTCTCGGCTCCCTCCTGATGCTCAGCCTGTCCTGTAAGTACGTTCAGCTCGGTCTGCTTTAAGTTATAAACTCagcatattttaaatgaagtaGCAGCACTCAGCACCAGGTGGTAGAAGAATGTTTCCCTGTCACACAGGGTTCAGTCATGGTGGAGGTGGAAGTGTTAGCACGGTGGAAACGTGCACAGGTGCATTTGGCTTTAAATCAGACAGTGCAGCTTCGCCTGGCAGCGAGAGAAGTTCGCTAGTGTGGGTGCTGTTTCCCTGTTCAGCTAAAGTTTTGTATTTATCTGAACGGTAgccattattttttcattaaccTTCACTGTGATTTGACTCAGCAATCACTGATGAATTGTGTCTTTCGTGATTGTTATTAAGTCAAAAAGCCAAATATTAGCTGTGTTGCAGATGCAAACCTTgtgctgtctgtatgtctgttaGTCAGCCTCTCCTCTTGCTCTGCAGAAGCCTTTGGACTAAACATGTCCCGCAGGCTCTCGCTCACTGTTCAaccttattttctctctgttttaaggGCTTTTTTCCATCATTGCCTACATTGTGGAATTAGTGGCAGTCCTATAAAGGATAAATGTAAATTGAACCTTTAGTTTAGCTgaaacgattaatcgattagttgtcaactattaaattaattgTTAACTATTTTGATTCAGTTTGAGTgattttttaagacaaaaaagtcaaaattctctgattccagcttcttaattttttttctgtaagtTTCTTTACTCctttatgacagtaaactgaatatctttgggttgtagaaaaaacaacatttgaggatgtcatcttgggctttgggaaacactgatacacatttttcaccattttctgacattttatagatcaaactaatcaattaatcgagaaaataattcACTGATTaatcgacaatgaaaataatagttgcagctctaatctTTAATAAGACCTTAACAGACCCATGAATTATCATGTTGGAGAGCCTTTAGTAGGGTGAGGGTAGAATATGTTCAATTAACTTTATATATTAGTCGGTGTAGGCCACAGCTGGTATGATGgagatgagttttttttttttttaacagaatcACACAGGCTTATTATTTATTAGGTTATGTATTgtttaaaaagtaaacaatGGTGCACCAAAGttcttgtgaaaaaaaaatcttcaaaattAACAGGAATTACAactgaagtgtaatttttttaaatgcagcaacTAACTGGTGAAGAATTAAAATCCCCTTATAAGACATCTGCGTGtaaacattaaattacatttagGTCACAAACTAGTGCAAACAAACGCAATTAATTCAACCAAAATTCACACAAGTAGTATAAATAAGTAACAAAACATTGAAAACTAACAGCAATCAAAATTCTTTGTAAATGTTTAGTGCAACGCGGCACATAGGCGTAAACGTAGTTACATTGTACATCCAGCTATTAGACAGTATCGGACCAGTATCCAAAATCAGCATCGGATCGGTGCTCCCGTGGATGCAAGGATGAACGTCGGGATGGTGCAAACAGGTGAAGAGGGAGAGCACGATTTCAAGGCAGTAAGGAGGAGAATGTCAAAATGATGCGAAGCTGAGATGCAGAGGTATCGTCATCCTAGCAACCGGAAAGCTGCGGTGCTGGAGCCGCGTggcaacttcctgtttgtcgGCAGCAGCATACAGGAAGTAAGAGGCCCCAGGAGGAcggtctgactgtgtgtgtgtgtgtgtgtgtgtgtgtgtgtgtgtgtgtgtgtgtgtgacttaaaatgaagtgagaggcaatgcaaatttcattgaaatgtcatgcgcaatgacaataaagaaatcttgaatcttgagcTGTGTGAGCTTTGGTGTGCAGCGGAAAATGGCTAATTTTggtttgaatttgaatgtgaaagtgtgtgtgggggagggaCGGAGTGTCTGTAAATTTTACATCCAACTTGTTCTTCCTCTTAGTGTGGGTTTCTGTTTCGTGGCCTTTTACCTGACCTGGCGTCTGATCTGATGTCATTAAAGCTAAAGCAGCTTTGGGGCCTGCTCGTGCCCAAATGTCAGTGAGTTTGCCTGTAACAGTCAGCACGGTGTTGTTGATGTGATATGTGCATCTTTGTCAGCCACAGGTGTCACAgttcactgtgttcacatgtttgtttgctgcctTCAAAGCTGTCAAGCTAAACCCTTTTATCAAAAATGGTTATAGAGAAGTAGCTAAACGTGTCCTCTgaattcttttgttttgatgtgtgcaCCAGACCATACAGTTAAATGGGGAAGTGCTGTATCTTATGTCAGTAATGGAGTTGAACATGTATACAGATGACTTTTCGGGCTGTTAAATGCTGGTTATATGCAGATAGCTTGATTATGTTTTGTGTCCACAGTGCTGAGACCCTGAAAACTCTCTCTTCCACGTCCCTTTTCAGTATTGTTAGTTCATTTGTCGCTTAACCTGTGTTGCACACAAACAgctccagtaaaaaaaaaaaatcatatgttctaaataaataacaaatctAAAAAGACTGCACCAGTGAATGTATCACTGTCTAATGCTGATAGCACATCACTAGTACATTTAAGTAAAGCTGTGGTTGTGGCGTGGTTGGGTCTAAAGCCCGATTGGCATGGAGACAAAATATTACAGTCAGAGATGTGTTGAGACAATTGATTCAAAACTAATTTTTCAAAAATCTTAGCAACAGAACTAATAATACTAATTGGGCGATAGTTGTTAAGATCAAGCGGGTCACCCCCTTTAAAAATTGGGGTGACCTTGGCACATTTCCAAGATAATGGGAGTGCACTAGTAGATAAGGCTAGTTTGATAAACTTAGTCTCCAGGCCATCTGGTCCAGGGCCACAATCTTTCTTTAATGTATGAATGACCATTTGGACCTCTACAGGTGAAGTTTTTCTACATGAAAATGAGCCATTAGGAGCTGGGTTGTTATCGGTATTAGAAATTCTATATTGATCAAACTTAAAGGAACTGCCCATGGAGGAGAAGTGCTTATTAAAGGCATCAGACACAGTAACATATTTACACGTCATGTTTTCAGGAACTTAACAGTCAAGTTCCTGTTAGATGAAACATTAAGTAAGTCACACCTTGATAAGCTCACTGTCAGCTGAGTTATTACCTGCTGTTCATCCTGTGTTTTAAACGTCAGTCAGTCCCTCCATGAATTCACTTCACTGTGAACCTGTTATGTTTGAACCAAGTTGCATGTTTTTCAGATGCCTCAGATTTTTCCACAGCAGTTGATCAACGTGGATGCTTTGCCTGTTTCATCAACACCTGAAAGTCTGTTTTGAACCGTTTCACCTATTGCTGCCATCGTGGCTGTTGGAGATGTTAGAGTAGCCTGTTGTTGGCCAGGAttcagctgatggagctgaggTGTGGTGAGCAGGCCACAACCACCATAGCTACAGTGTGACATCAAGCAAATAACCCCCAAAGCACAATTCTTTATTCTGCAAACTGATTCTCAAACTCGTCACTAAGAGACATTTAAGGAAGTGAAATTAAGTACTGTAACCACTGCTCATTGTGGACAAACTGTATTGACTTTGTATTTCCACAGAGAAGCTCATGGTTTTCTCACAAACTCAACAGCGTCAGATGAACTGCAGCTGAAGGCATGTGAGCGATGGCTTCGGCAAATGTCCGTCTGGGAacttttttgtctgtctgtgctctaGATGGAAAGATAAAAGTTGAAATAAAAAGGGGGCACCCCAGAACTGTCTCCAGACTGTACAGCACTGCTAAAATATCTTGCAATGCCAGTGTCATTTGTTGgttcatgtgttttattaagtgtgtgtgtgttgtctgtcttccAGGGTGCGGCGTCCAGTGCAGACAGAGTAaagtgaagagaggaagatgCCAGTCCCGCctccccccccacccccagggcctccccctcctcccaccttGGCTCTTGTAAGTCATCCTATCTGTCAGTCCCCATCCAGCCGGATCTCTGCCCTCTTGAACATGCTCAGCAGAGACATCTTTTGGATGAAATATGTCATTACATATCTTTTCCAGTTCAGGCTGCGTGATCTTGGTCATTCTCCActtattcattgttttctgtcatttagtTTCACCTTCATTATCCCATcctgctgtgatgcatttaacGCACAAAGATCAATGAAGTCACTCACTGCTTTGCTTCTTTCTCCGTATTTTTGCAGCTTAGCTTTGTCTCAGTGACTGCACatccctgcatgtgtgtttgtgtttcaggccAACACAGAGAAGCCAAATCTAAACCGTGCAGAGCAGCATGGAAGGAACGCTCTGTTGTCCGACATTTGTAAAGGAGCCAGATTAAAGAAAGCTGTTACCAATGACCGCAGTGGGCCCATACTGGACAGTAAGTCAAGACTGTTGTGTTTGCATCTCTAAACAAATGTGCAGCAATTCTGAGTGTGTCATTTACAGTATGCATGAACAATTCATttaatattgtttgtttatccTTTCAGAACCcaaaggaggtggaggaggaggaggaggtggtggtggtggtggtggtggtggtggaggagggtgtGGAGGTGGCGGAGGAGGTTTTGGTGGTGGTGCTCCTGGTGGTTTAGGAGGCCTGTTTGCAGGAGGGATGCCAAAACTGAGGTCTGCAGCAAACAGAGAATCCAACGGTAAGTATATATGAACGAATATGTAAATAGAAAGTACTGCGGCGTGGTGCACCAGGTGCTCCACCCACAGTGTACACATGCAGATTAGGTTCGTTAGGGACTCTAGCATTGCTCAttggtgtgagtgtgagtgcgaatggtttcctctctgtgtggtTAAATGGCGataatgacaaacacaaaaaacactgcatccaGCAGCACCTTTTACttttgccttttctctcctccagacTCGGGACCCAGCCGAGGGCCCATGCTGCCCCCAGGAGGCCGCTCTTGTGGGCCCACCCCCTTTGGTGGCGGTGGAGGCCCGCCAAAACTCCCAGGAGCCCCCGCTGGTGTCCGTGGCAACGTCCCTGATCTTCCCAAAGGCCGCCCCAATTTCTCATCCAGACAGGACACTCCAGGAGGCCTCCCTCCTCCCGTACCAAACACACCTCGACCACACCAGAGCTTCCAGACTCGCGGGGGCCCGCCTCCACCCTCATTCCCTGGAGGACCCAGGCCCAGCCCTGCTTCTGGACCCACGCCTCCTAGTGTTCCGCCAGGGAGGCACGGacctctccctccaccaccagGAGGCTCCTCAGCTGGGCCAAGACCAGGATTCTCTGCCCCCCCTCATCAATCCCCAACCAACAGCCGACCTTCCTTACCGCCCACACCTGGAGGGAGGCCTCCACTTCCTGACGACCGGCCCCCGCCGCCACCAGCTCCTGTGGGAGGTCATCGACCATCTATGCCCCGCGAtgtgccccctcctcctcccccctctaTCAACTCCAaacctccttcctctgtctcttcctcctctgcctcacgGTCCCCAGCCGGTGGCGGCCCGCCTCCTCTCCCGCCGGGCCGACCGGGACCGCCGCCTGTTCCACCCAGCCCAGCTGGAGGAGACGACCACAGCACCCCTCGTCTGCCCCAAAGGAACAGCTCACTCAACTGGTATTGGCGACATTTTATCTGTTTCTACCATTTCTTTATATTTGTTCAGGGGCCGGGGATGAGTTGCATTGAGGTCAGGTGTGTTACAGCTTTGCACAATGACTGCACCTTTCTGTCGTGAGATCTGCTCACCTGCTTGTTCTGGGTTTCTAATATACCACACATGTCTTACAGTAGATACACAGATTAAAGTTCTGTCTCTCCTTTCCAGCCACGGTCCAGCTCCGCCTCATGGTCGGACGGGacctctccctcctccgccAAACGAGAGGCCGCCATCTCTGGGACGGAACCAGTCCTCAGTGCGCACAGGTATTGAATATTGGATGAATGCAGTATATAACCGATATAAAATCAtttgtgatgcagtgtgtgtcttCTATGTCGAAATACCATTTGAGTGAGGAGTCGCTGGGAATGCAGCATCACTTCACCTCTCATCAGCTAACATATCAATTTTTACTTCTACCTCCAAAgggcctcttcctcctcctcctcctccctcagggCGGAGCATGGGTGGGGGCAGCGTGAGATCATCACCAGCTCCTTCTCCCATTGGTCGGCCAGGCCCGGAGCCCCCTCGTGGTGGACCCGGAGGTAGACCACCCCTCCCCCCGGACAGGCCGGGGACAGGAGGCGCCCCTCCACCGCCACCCATGGGTAACGGCTTCCAAAACTCTCACCACAACCAGATACAGGGTGAGTAAATCCCTGAAGGTGGTGGCTTGGTGTATGTGAGAAAAAGCCCTGCAAATGCTGTTTCACCAGTAGAGAGCtgctggggaggaggaggagaatgatgCCAAAGTGCCTTACACAGGACAATATAAAACCCATCGTTTAGCTCTAATTAGTTCATGTGTGCCAGTGACAGCTTTGCGGGTCGTTAACACAAACGCTTCGCCTTGCAGAGGATTGACTGTGCTTCTC
It contains:
- the wipf1b gene encoding WAS/WASL-interacting protein family member 1 produces the protein MPVPPPPPPPGPPPPPTLALANTEKPNLNRAEQHGRNALLSDICKGARLKKAVTNDRSGPILDKPKGGGGGGGGGGGGGGGGGGGCGGGGGGFGGGAPGGLGGLFAGGMPKLRSAANRESNDSGPSRGPMLPPGGRSCGPTPFGGGGGPPKLPGAPAGVRGNVPDLPKGRPNFSSRQDTPGGLPPPVPNTPRPHQSFQTRGGPPPPSFPGGPRPSPASGPTPPSVPPGRHGPLPPPPGGSSAGPRPGFSAPPHQSPTNSRPSLPPTPGGRPPLPDDRPPPPPAPVGGHRPSMPRDVPPPPPPSINSKPPSSVSSSSASRSPAGGGPPPLPPGRPGPPPVPPSPAGGDDHSTPRLPQRNSSLNCHGPAPPHGRTGPLPPPPNERPPSLGRNQSSVRTGPLPPPPPPSGRSMGGGSVRSSPAPSPIGRPGPEPPRGGPGGRPPLPPDRPGTGGAPPPPPMGNGFQNSHHNQIQDEWECRFNFHPVSDFPPPEPYVPFQKTYPSKIAKSDGRGSGKKERGAPPLPPVPR